A genomic region of Glycine max cultivar Williams 82 chromosome 15, Glycine_max_v4.0, whole genome shotgun sequence contains the following coding sequences:
- the LOC100801766 gene encoding zinc finger CCCH domain-containing protein 48 isoform X2: MDTKFARRTERIGSTTCSYWRAGRCNRNPCRFLHIETPSPPAACGYGNTAYSYGKKPHSSSENTPKYGSKKALLGDNGDRGDTTRVAKAFKKSSPRICKYWINNNCVHGEQCLYLHSWFRGDGFSTVTKLHEHKKVITGIALPVGSDKLYSGSTDGTVRIWDCHTGQCAKVINLGAEVTSLISEGLWIFVGLQNAVKAWNIQTMSEFTLDGPKGRVRAMTVGNNTLFAGAEDGVIFAWRGSSKADSPFELVASLTGHTKAVVCLAVGCKMLYSGSMDQSIKVWDMDTLQCTMTLNDHTDVVTSLICWDQYLLSSSSDRTIKVWACIEAGSLEVIYTHTEENGVVSLFGMPDAEGKPILFSSCRDNSVHIFSERGRLFAKKDVALIELGPGDLFFTGDESGLLMVWKWLEVPKVASS; encoded by the exons ATGGATACAAAGTTTGCACGAAGGACTGAGCGCATTGGTAGTACAACATGCTCTTATTGGAGAGCTGGAAGATGTAACAGAAATCCATGCAGATTTTTGCACATAGAGACACCATCTCCACCTGCTGCTTGTGGTTATGGCAATACTGCATATAGCTACGGAAAAAAGCCCCATTCCTCCTCTGAGAATACCCCGAAATATGGTTCAAAGAAAGCATTGCTTGGAGATAATGGAGATAGAGGAGATACGACAAGGGTTGCTAAGGCTTTCAAGAAATCATCACCAAGGATATGTAAATACTGGATCAACAACAATTGTGTACATGGTGAACAATGCCTGTATCTGCATTCATGGTTTCGTGGTGATGGGTTTTCCACTGTAACGAAACTTCATGAACATAAGAAG GTTATCACTGGCATCGCACTTCCTGTTGGATCCGACAAACTTTATTCTGGCAGCACTGATGGGACAGTTAGGATATGGGACTGTCATACTGGTCAATGTGCTAAAGTCATCAACCTTGGTGCTGAGGTTACCTCTTTGATCAGTGAGGGGTTATGGATTTTTGTTGGTCTGCAAAATGCTGTCAAG GCTTGGAATATCCAGACCATGTCAGAGTTTACTCTTGATGGACCCAAAGGCCGAGTCCGTGCCATGACTGTTGGCAACAATACACTCTTTGCTGGTGCAGAG gaTGGTGTCATTTTTGCTTGGAGAGGAAGTTCTAAAGCCGATTCTCCTTTTGAACTGGTTGCGTCACTCACTGGCCACACTAAAGCAGTGGTTTGTCTGGCAGTTGGATGCAAGATGCTGTACTCCGGGTCCATGGACCAAAGCATAAAG GTCTGGGACATGGATACATTACAGTGTACAATGACACTAAATGATCATACTGACGTAGTTACATCCCTTATCTGTTGGGATCAATATCTGTTGTCAAGTTCATCTGACCGCACAATTAAGGTCTGGGCTTGCATTGAAGCAGGATCTTTGGAAGTGATATATACACACACCGAAGAAAAT gGTGTTGTTTCACTTTTTGGGATGCCTGATGCAGAGGGAAAGCCAATATTATTTTCCTCGTGCAGAGACAATTCAGTTCACAT ATTTTCAGAGAGGGGACGTTTATTTGCCAAGAAAGATGTGGCATTAATTGAGTTAGGTCCTGGTGACCTCTTCTTCACTGGAGATGAGAGTGGTTTGCTGATGGTGTGGAAATGGTTGGAGGTACCCAAGGTGGCATCCTCTTGA
- the LOC100801766 gene encoding zinc finger CCCH domain-containing protein 48 isoform X1: protein MDTKFARRTERIGSTTCSYWRAGRCNRNPCRFLHIETPSPPAACGYGNTAYSYGKKPHSSSENTPKYGSKKALLGDNGDRGDTTRVAKAFKKSSPRICKYWINNNCVHGEQCLYLHSWFRGDGFSTVTKLHEHKKVITGIALPVGSDKLYSGSTDGTVRIWDCHTGQCAKVINLGAEVTSLISEGLWIFVGLQNAVKAWNIQTMSEFTLDGPKGRVRAMTVGNNTLFAGAEDGVIFAWRGSSKADSPFELVASLTGHTKAVVCLAVGCKMLYSGSMDQSIKVWDMDTLQCTMTLNDHTDVVTSLICWDQYLLSSSSDRTIKVWACIEAGSLEVIYTHTEENGVVSLFGMPDAEGKPILFSSCRDNSVHMYELPSFSERGRLFAKKDVALIELGPGDLFFTGDESGLLMVWKWLEVPKVASS from the exons ATGGATACAAAGTTTGCACGAAGGACTGAGCGCATTGGTAGTACAACATGCTCTTATTGGAGAGCTGGAAGATGTAACAGAAATCCATGCAGATTTTTGCACATAGAGACACCATCTCCACCTGCTGCTTGTGGTTATGGCAATACTGCATATAGCTACGGAAAAAAGCCCCATTCCTCCTCTGAGAATACCCCGAAATATGGTTCAAAGAAAGCATTGCTTGGAGATAATGGAGATAGAGGAGATACGACAAGGGTTGCTAAGGCTTTCAAGAAATCATCACCAAGGATATGTAAATACTGGATCAACAACAATTGTGTACATGGTGAACAATGCCTGTATCTGCATTCATGGTTTCGTGGTGATGGGTTTTCCACTGTAACGAAACTTCATGAACATAAGAAG GTTATCACTGGCATCGCACTTCCTGTTGGATCCGACAAACTTTATTCTGGCAGCACTGATGGGACAGTTAGGATATGGGACTGTCATACTGGTCAATGTGCTAAAGTCATCAACCTTGGTGCTGAGGTTACCTCTTTGATCAGTGAGGGGTTATGGATTTTTGTTGGTCTGCAAAATGCTGTCAAG GCTTGGAATATCCAGACCATGTCAGAGTTTACTCTTGATGGACCCAAAGGCCGAGTCCGTGCCATGACTGTTGGCAACAATACACTCTTTGCTGGTGCAGAG gaTGGTGTCATTTTTGCTTGGAGAGGAAGTTCTAAAGCCGATTCTCCTTTTGAACTGGTTGCGTCACTCACTGGCCACACTAAAGCAGTGGTTTGTCTGGCAGTTGGATGCAAGATGCTGTACTCCGGGTCCATGGACCAAAGCATAAAG GTCTGGGACATGGATACATTACAGTGTACAATGACACTAAATGATCATACTGACGTAGTTACATCCCTTATCTGTTGGGATCAATATCTGTTGTCAAGTTCATCTGACCGCACAATTAAGGTCTGGGCTTGCATTGAAGCAGGATCTTTGGAAGTGATATATACACACACCGAAGAAAAT gGTGTTGTTTCACTTTTTGGGATGCCTGATGCAGAGGGAAAGCCAATATTATTTTCCTCGTGCAGAGACAATTCAGTTCACATGTATGAATTGCCTTC ATTTTCAGAGAGGGGACGTTTATTTGCCAAGAAAGATGTGGCATTAATTGAGTTAGGTCCTGGTGACCTCTTCTTCACTGGAGATGAGAGTGGTTTGCTGATGGTGTGGAAATGGTTGGAGGTACCCAAGGTGGCATCCTCTTGA